A single region of the Bacteroidota bacterium genome encodes:
- a CDS encoding glycosyltransferase, with amino-acid sequence MITEFKNRTRGVTWTAPVQTLIGYSANKFVKKQESKPELLFITSFPSRECGIATYSQDLITSIQNKFGNSFKISVCAVENGNDEYIYDTQVRFILKADQPDAYTQLAKQINANTQIQLVLMQHEFGFYNRNKDQALELLQQINKPKVLVFHTVLPNPNEKLFTHVNAMAAVANSIIVMTNTSSKILNIDYHIPKSKIAVIPHGTHLVAHTDKLLLKEKYGLKDKNVLATFGLISSGKSIETTLKALPGIIKKYPEVMFLIIGKTHPTIVKNDGEQYRKMLETLIAELNLTNNVRFVNYFLPLPELLEYLQLTDIYLFTSKDPNQAVSGTFSYALSCGCPIISTPIPHAVEVLKNGCGIVFDFEDVAQLEKSILMLLDDEKLREEITLNALHTIAATAWENAALEHVKLFQKVSSNKLPIKYTVPDINLNHIKRLTTDFGMLQFSKIYEPDINSGYTLDDNARALIAVCKHYELFEDKEDLKLITIYVNFIKHCLLNESYFLNYVDINKQFTAQNYSTNLADANGRAIWALGFLLSKADILPAHLINIGMQVFDRAIICIDKIYSTRAMGFIIKGLFYKNNTFPSSENTALITTLANRFVQMYKHESDESWKWFESYFTYANSILSEALLCAYLVTGSTEYKNIAKESFDFLLSKIFINDKIKVISNKTWMQKNIDYSGDPVGGEQPIDVAYTILALDKFYRVFEDLNYLKKMTIAFNWFHGRNHLNKIVYNPCTGGCYDGVEEFGVNLNQGAESTLSYLLARVTMEENGNVLKQTTGKEVFSMNVFEM; translated from the coding sequence ATGATAACAGAATTTAAAAACCGAACTCGTGGAGTAACATGGACCGCTCCTGTGCAAACCCTTATTGGATACTCTGCTAATAAGTTTGTTAAAAAGCAAGAAAGTAAACCTGAGCTTTTATTTATTACATCTTTTCCAAGCAGAGAATGTGGAATTGCTACCTATTCGCAGGATTTAATAACATCAATCCAAAACAAATTCGGCAATTCTTTTAAAATAAGTGTTTGTGCTGTTGAGAATGGTAACGATGAATACATTTATGATACACAGGTGCGTTTCATTTTAAAGGCTGATCAGCCCGATGCATATACGCAGTTGGCGAAACAAATAAATGCCAATACACAAATTCAATTGGTGCTCATGCAACATGAATTTGGTTTCTACAATAGAAATAAAGATCAGGCGCTGGAATTACTGCAACAGATAAATAAACCCAAAGTGCTGGTATTTCATACTGTACTGCCAAATCCGAATGAAAAATTATTTACGCATGTTAATGCGATGGCTGCTGTTGCAAATTCAATAATTGTAATGACCAATACCAGCTCAAAAATTCTAAATATCGATTATCATATTCCTAAAAGCAAAATTGCTGTAATCCCACACGGAACACACCTCGTAGCGCATACTGATAAGTTGTTGTTAAAAGAAAAATACGGATTAAAAGATAAAAATGTACTGGCGACATTTGGATTAATTAGTTCAGGAAAAAGTATTGAAACCACCCTGAAAGCCTTACCGGGAATTATTAAAAAATATCCGGAGGTAATGTTCTTAATTATAGGGAAAACACATCCAACCATCGTAAAAAATGATGGCGAACAATACCGGAAAATGCTTGAAACGCTTATTGCGGAATTAAATCTCACCAATAACGTAAGATTTGTAAATTATTTTTTACCATTACCTGAGTTATTGGAATATCTGCAACTCACCGACATTTATCTTTTTACTTCAAAAGACCCTAATCAGGCTGTTAGTGGAACATTTTCATATGCATTAAGCTGTGGATGCCCAATTATTTCCACGCCAATACCACACGCAGTGGAAGTTCTGAAAAATGGTTGTGGAATTGTATTTGATTTTGAAGATGTTGCTCAATTGGAAAAATCTATCCTGATGTTGTTGGATGATGAAAAACTGAGGGAAGAAATAACACTAAATGCCTTGCATACTATTGCTGCAACTGCCTGGGAAAATGCAGCCCTGGAGCATGTTAAATTATTTCAAAAAGTTTCAAGTAATAAACTACCTATAAAATATACTGTGCCGGATATTAATTTAAACCATATCAAACGATTAACAACAGACTTTGGTATGCTGCAGTTTTCAAAAATATATGAACCGGATATAAACTCAGGTTACACACTTGATGATAATGCAAGGGCATTAATTGCAGTATGTAAACATTATGAATTATTTGAAGATAAAGAAGATTTAAAACTAATTACAATTTATGTGAATTTTATAAAACATTGTTTGCTTAATGAAAGCTATTTTTTAAATTATGTTGACATTAATAAACAATTTACGGCTCAAAATTATTCTACAAACCTTGCTGATGCCAATGGCAGGGCTATTTGGGCATTGGGCTTCTTATTGTCAAAGGCTGATATTTTACCGGCTCACTTAATTAATATTGGCATGCAAGTATTTGATCGCGCTATTATTTGTATCGATAAAATTTATTCTACCCGTGCAATGGGATTTATTATTAAAGGATTATTTTATAAAAATAATACCTTCCCGTCTAGTGAAAACACGGCACTGATAACCACTTTAGCGAATCGATTTGTTCAAATGTATAAACACGAGAGCGATGAAAGTTGGAAATGGTTTGAAAGTTATTTCACTTATGCCAATAGTATACTTTCGGAAGCTTTGTTGTGTGCATACCTTGTAACCGGTTCTACTGAATATAAAAACATCGCTAAAGAATCCTTTGATTTTTTATTATCTAAAATATTTATAAATGATAAAATCAAAGTAATTTCCAACAAAACCTGGATGCAAAAAAATATTGATTACTCCGGCGACCCTGTGGGAGGCGAACAGCCAATAGATGTGGCGTATACTATTTTAGCTTTAGATAAATTTTATCGTGTATTTGAAGATTTAAACTATCTTAAAAAAATGACCATCGCTTTTAATTGGTTCCATGGCAGAAATCACTTGAATAAAATTGTATATAATCCGTGTACCGGTGGCTGTTATGATGGTGTTGAGGAGTTTGGTGTAAACCTTAATCAAGGTGCTGAATCAACATTGAGCTATTTGTTAGCGAGAGTAACTATGGAAGAAAATGGTAACGTGTTAAAACAAACTACAGGCAAAGAGGTATTCTCAATGAACGTTTTTGAAATGTAG
- a CDS encoding pesticidal protein Cry7Aa yields the protein MTDLKLIKHGILLEKTTNEFENAGVINPATIETNDTFHLFYRAVSKGNHSSIGHCKLLSPLVIDTRDVEPLLVPEFDFELQGMEDPRMVKIDDLYYLTYTGYDGVNALGGLAVSKDLKQFEKKGIIVPQVTYLEFNIITQIKSKINEKYTRYNSNDNIIDKLGKPMYIWDKNVILFPRKINDYFYFLQRIKPDIQLVKFQNWTDLTPEFWKNYFINFEENIVMTPKFKHEISYIGGGCPPIETADGWLLIYHAVHDTINGYVYSACASLLDLNNPFIEIARLPYPLFKPQESWELNGEVNNVCFPTGTLSVEDTLFIYYGAADEQIACASLSLSALVKELLLNKIAI from the coding sequence ATGACTGATTTAAAATTAATTAAGCATGGTATTTTGCTTGAAAAAACAACAAATGAATTTGAAAATGCCGGGGTAATAAATCCAGCTACTATTGAAACAAATGATACTTTCCACCTATTTTACCGGGCAGTAAGTAAAGGTAATCACTCGAGTATTGGGCATTGTAAATTGTTATCTCCGCTTGTTATTGATACACGCGACGTTGAACCTTTGCTTGTTCCGGAATTTGATTTTGAACTGCAAGGTATGGAAGACCCGCGAATGGTTAAAATAGATGACTTGTATTATTTAACCTATACCGGATATGATGGTGTAAATGCATTGGGTGGATTGGCTGTTTCTAAGGATTTAAAGCAGTTTGAAAAAAAGGGCATTATCGTTCCGCAAGTTACCTATCTTGAATTTAATATCATTACCCAAATCAAATCAAAGATTAATGAAAAATATACCCGTTATAACAGTAACGATAATATAATTGACAAACTTGGTAAACCAATGTATATATGGGATAAAAATGTAATCCTTTTCCCAAGAAAAATTAACGATTATTTCTATTTTTTACAAAGAATAAAACCGGACATTCAATTGGTTAAATTTCAAAATTGGACAGATTTAACACCTGAATTCTGGAAAAATTATTTTATCAATTTCGAGGAAAATATCGTTATGACCCCGAAATTTAAACATGAAATAAGTTATATCGGTGGTGGTTGTCCGCCAATTGAAACAGCCGATGGTTGGTTGCTTATTTACCATGCGGTGCACGATACTATTAATGGATATGTTTATTCCGCCTGCGCTTCATTGCTCGATTTAAATAATCCCTTTATTGAAATTGCAAGACTGCCTTACCCGCTGTTTAAACCACAGGAAAGCTGGGAATTAAATGGTGAAGTAAATAATGTTTGTTTCCCTACAGGAACGCTCTCTGTTGAAGACACACTGTTTATTTATTACGGTGCCGCTGATGAACAAATCGCCTGTGCATCATTAAGTTTATCTGCTTTAGTTAAAGAATTATTACTTAATAAAATTGCTATATGA